The following proteins are co-located in the Vigna angularis cultivar LongXiaoDou No.4 chromosome 2, ASM1680809v1, whole genome shotgun sequence genome:
- the LOC108326839 gene encoding chloroplast envelope quinone oxidoreductase homolog: MFLMRQNLCDKAKNVDGCDATTCLFPIHALPFAGDMGKLMHAVQYKSYGGGPSALRHVEVPLPTPSKDEVLIKLEAASLNPFDWKVQKGMLWPLLPCKFPYIPGTDIAGEVIEVGKSVRKFKPGDKVVALVSPFSGGGLAEFAVAKESITASRPSEASASESAGLPVAGLTAHQAITKTIGIKLDGSGERKNVLITAASGGVGHYAIQLAKLGNTHVTATCGARNIELVKSLGADEVIDYKTPDGAALKSPSGKKYDAVIHCAVGFPWSTFEPNLTLNGKVVDITPSSASMLTFALKKLTFSKKQLVPLFLLPKREDLQYLIDLVKEGKLKTVLDSKYPLTKAEDAWAKSIDGHATGKIIIEF; the protein is encoded by the exons ATGTTCTTAATGCGGCAAAACCTATGCGACAAGGCAAAAAACGTTGATGGATGCGATGCCACCACTTGTCTTTTTCCTATCCACGCGTTACCCTTTG CTGGGGATATGGGAAAGCTCATGCATGCGGTTCAGTACAAAAGCTACGGCGGAGGACCCTCTGCCTTAAGG CATGTTGAAGTTCCCTTGCCCACTCCCAGTAAAGATGAGGTTTTGATTAAGTTGGAAGCAGCTAGTCTAAATCCATTTGATTGGAAAGTACAGAAAGGCATGTTGTGGCCACTTTTGCCCTGCAAGTTCCCATATATACCTG GTACTGATATAGCAGGAGAGGTTATAGAGGTTGGTAAGAGTGTACGAAAGTTCAAACCTGGAGACAAAGTTGTAGCCCTTGTCAGCCCATTT AGTGGTGGAGGACTGGCTGAGTTTGCTGTTGCTAAGGAAAGCATCACTGCGTCAAGACCATCAGAAGCCTCAGCATCAGAATCTGCTGGCTTACCTGTAGCAGGTTTGACAGCTCACCAGGCAATCACCAAAACCATAGGGATCAAACTTGATGGGAGCGGTGAACGGAAAAACGTTTTGATCACTGCTGCATCAGGTGGTGTAGGTCACTATGCCATCCAACTGGCAAAGCTAGGAAACACTCATGTGACAGCAACATGTGGTGCTCGCAACATTGAATTGGTCAAAAGCTTAGGGGCTGATGAGGTAATTGACTATAAGACCCCAGACGGTGCTGCTTTGAAGAGTCCCTCTGGTAAGAAATATGATGCTGTGATACACTGTGCAGTGGGCTTTCCTTGGTCCACCTTTGAGCCTAACTTGACCTTGAATGGAAAGGTTGTAGACATAACTCCAAGCTCTGCTTCAATGTTGACATTTGCTCTGAAGAAACTTACCTTCTCCAAAAAGCAACTTGTGCCTTTGTTTTTGTTACCCAAGCGTGAGGACCTTCAATATCTCATCGATTTAGTCAAGGAAGGAAAGCTTAAAACCGTTTTAGATTCCAAATATCCTTTAACTAAGGCTGAAGATGCTTGGGCCAAGAGTATTGATGGCCATGCAACTGGGAAGATAATTATTGAGTTCTAG